From a single Bradyrhizobium sediminis genomic region:
- a CDS encoding NAD(P)H-dependent flavin oxidoreductase — translation MWPDRRLIDLFKTEFPIVQAPMAGVQDAEIMIGAAAGGALPSLPCAMISPEKAREQVNIVRQRIATPVNLNFFCHKAVEADAAREAGWKARLSSYYKELGLDPAAPVTAANRAPFDEAMCALVEELKPEVVSFHFGLPEPKLLKRVKAAGCIVMSSATIVREAIWLEENGADVIIAQGAEAGGHRGMFLTDNIAEQPGTFALVPQVADAVKVPVIAAGGIADGRGIAAAFALGAAGVQIGSAYLRCPESRVIAPARAALAQARDDSTVITNVMTGRPARGVANRVMREVGPISPDAPAFPHSATALGPLKTAAEKLGKVDFTNLWAGQAVRLGREMPASELTRALAGAALARLGQMAG, via the coding sequence ATGTGGCCGGACCGCCGACTTATCGACCTCTTCAAGACCGAGTTTCCGATCGTGCAGGCGCCGATGGCAGGCGTGCAGGACGCCGAGATCATGATCGGCGCGGCCGCCGGAGGGGCGTTGCCGTCGCTGCCTTGTGCGATGATATCGCCGGAAAAAGCCCGCGAGCAGGTCAACATCGTGCGCCAGCGCATCGCGACGCCGGTCAATCTCAATTTCTTCTGCCACAAGGCGGTCGAAGCGGACGCTGCGCGCGAGGCTGGATGGAAGGCGCGGCTGTCGTCTTACTATAAAGAGCTCGGGCTCGACCCGGCGGCGCCGGTCACCGCCGCCAACCGCGCGCCGTTCGATGAGGCGATGTGCGCGCTGGTCGAGGAGCTGAAGCCCGAAGTGGTCAGCTTTCATTTCGGCCTGCCGGAGCCCAAACTGCTGAAGCGCGTCAAGGCGGCCGGCTGCATCGTGATGTCGTCGGCGACCATCGTGCGGGAGGCGATCTGGCTCGAGGAGAACGGCGCCGACGTCATCATCGCGCAAGGCGCGGAGGCGGGCGGCCATCGCGGCATGTTCCTGACCGACAATATTGCCGAGCAGCCCGGCACCTTCGCGCTGGTGCCGCAGGTAGCCGATGCGGTGAAGGTGCCGGTGATCGCGGCGGGTGGCATCGCCGACGGGCGCGGCATCGCGGCGGCGTTCGCGCTGGGGGCTGCGGGCGTGCAGATCGGCAGCGCCTATCTGCGCTGTCCGGAATCCAGGGTGATCGCCCCGGCGCGTGCGGCGCTGGCGCAGGCGCGCGACGATTCCACCGTGATCACCAACGTCATGACCGGGCGTCCGGCGCGCGGTGTCGCCAACCGGGTGATGCGCGAGGTTGGCCCGATTTCGCCCGACGCCCCGGCGTTCCCCCATTCCGCGACCGCGCTCGGACCCCTGAAAACGGCTGCCGAAAAGCTCGGCAAGGTCGATTTCACCAATCTCTGGGCCGGGCAGGCGGTGCGGCTGGGCCGCGAGATGCCGGCTTCCGAGCTGACCCGGGCCCTGGCCGGCGCCGCTTTGGCGCGGCTGGGCCAGATGGCCGGCTGA
- the ruvX gene encoding Holliday junction resolvase RuvX, with product MPAPILPLIDAAAHWPERGALVGLDLGTKTIGVAVSDPDRRLATGVETIQRKAFKADAARLIAIATERNAAGFVLGLPINMDASEGPRAQSTRAFARNFSKLTDLPIALWDERLSTAAVERELIGMDMSRARRAEVIDEHAAIYILQGALDRLANLREAREE from the coding sequence ATGCCCGCTCCCATTCTACCGCTGATCGACGCTGCCGCGCACTGGCCCGAGCGCGGCGCCCTCGTCGGCCTAGATCTCGGCACCAAGACCATCGGCGTCGCGGTGTCCGATCCCGACCGCAGGCTCGCGACCGGGGTCGAAACCATCCAGCGCAAGGCGTTCAAGGCCGACGCCGCGCGGCTGATCGCCATCGCGACCGAACGCAACGCCGCCGGCTTCGTGCTCGGCCTGCCCATCAACATGGACGCCAGCGAAGGTCCGCGTGCGCAATCGACCCGCGCCTTCGCCCGCAATTTTTCCAAACTGACCGATCTGCCGATTGCCTTGTGGGACGAACGGCTCTCCACCGCCGCGGTCGAGCGCGAATTGATCGGCATGGACATGAGCCGCGCCCGGCGCGCCGAGGTGATCGACGAACACGCAGCGATCTACATCCTGCAAGGCGCGCTGGACCGGCTGGCGAACTTGCGCGAAGCGCGCGAGGAGTAG
- the gatA gene encoding Asp-tRNA(Asn)/Glu-tRNA(Gln) amidotransferase subunit GatA translates to MTDLTSLTLAEAREGLANKSFTSLELTDAHLGAIEAARALNAFVMETPDRARAMAREVDARIARGEGGPLAGIPLGIKDLFATRDVRTTACSKILGNFVPTYESTVTSQLWRDGAVMLGKLNNDEFAMGSSNETSCFGPVVNPWRRDGANTTLVPGGSSGGSASAVAALLCMGATATDTGGSIRQPAAFTGTVGMKPTYGRCSRWGIVAFASSLDQAGPIARTVRDTAILMRSMAGHDPKDTTSVDRAVPDYESALGKSVKGMKIGIPKEYRLDGMPAEIEKLWSEGAAWLKAAGAELVEVSLPHTKYALPAYYIVAPAEASSNLARYDGVRYGLRVPGRSIGELYENTRAEGFGAEVRRRVMIGTYVLSAGYYDAYYLRAQKVRTLIKKDFEDCFAKGVNAILTPATPSAAFGVGEKGADPVEMYLNDIFTVTVNMAGLPGIAVPAGKDAQGLPLGLQLIGRPFDEETLFSLGEVIEQAAGRFTPARWW, encoded by the coding sequence ATGACTGACCTGACATCGCTGACGCTCGCCGAGGCCCGTGAGGGTCTCGCGAACAAATCCTTTACCTCGCTCGAACTGACCGACGCCCATCTCGGGGCGATCGAGGCCGCGCGCGCGCTCAACGCCTTCGTGATGGAAACCCCGGATCGTGCTCGCGCCATGGCGCGCGAGGTCGACGCCAGGATCGCCAGGGGCGAGGGCGGTCCGCTTGCCGGCATTCCGCTCGGGATCAAGGACCTGTTCGCGACCAGGGACGTGCGCACCACCGCGTGCTCGAAGATCCTCGGCAATTTCGTTCCGACTTACGAATCCACCGTGACCTCGCAGCTATGGCGCGACGGTGCTGTCATGCTCGGCAAGCTCAACAATGACGAGTTCGCGATGGGCTCGTCGAACGAAACCTCCTGCTTCGGTCCCGTCGTCAATCCGTGGCGGCGCGACGGCGCCAACACCACGCTGGTTCCGGGCGGCTCCTCCGGCGGCTCGGCGTCGGCGGTGGCGGCGCTGTTGTGCATGGGCGCGACCGCGACCGATACCGGCGGCTCGATCCGCCAGCCCGCGGCGTTCACCGGCACCGTCGGAATGAAGCCGACCTACGGGCGCTGTTCGCGCTGGGGCATCGTGGCGTTCGCCTCCTCGCTCGACCAGGCCGGGCCGATCGCGCGCACCGTGCGCGACACCGCGATCCTGATGCGCTCGATGGCTGGTCACGATCCCAAGGACACCACGTCGGTTGATCGCGCTGTGCCGGATTACGAGTCGGCGCTCGGAAAATCCGTCAAGGGCATGAAGATCGGCATTCCCAAGGAGTACCGCCTCGACGGCATGCCCGCGGAAATCGAAAAGCTCTGGAGCGAGGGCGCGGCCTGGCTGAAGGCGGCCGGCGCCGAACTGGTCGAGGTGTCGCTGCCGCACACCAAATACGCGCTGCCGGCGTATTATATCGTCGCACCGGCGGAGGCCTCGTCGAATCTGGCGCGCTACGACGGCGTCCGTTACGGTCTGCGCGTGCCCGGCCGCTCGATCGGCGAGCTCTATGAGAATACCCGCGCCGAGGGCTTTGGCGCCGAGGTCCGCCGCCGCGTCATGATCGGCACCTATGTGCTCTCGGCCGGCTATTACGACGCCTATTATCTGCGCGCGCAGAAAGTCCGCACCCTGATCAAGAAGGATTTCGAGGATTGCTTCGCCAAGGGCGTCAACGCGATCCTGACCCCGGCGACGCCGTCGGCGGCGTTCGGTGTCGGCGAGAAGGGCGCCGATCCCGTCGAGATGTACCTCAACGACATCTTCACGGTGACGGTGAACATGGCGGGGCTGCCGGGGATCGCGGTTCCCGCCGGCAAGGACGCGCAGGGCCTGCCGCTCGGCCTGCAGCTGATCGGCCGTCCGTTCGACGAAGAAACCCTGTTCTCGCTCGGCGAGGTGATCGAGCAGGCGGCGGGACGATTCACGCCGGCGAGGTGGTGGTGA
- the gatB gene encoding Asp-tRNA(Asn)/Glu-tRNA(Gln) amidotransferase subunit GatB — protein sequence MSATTAKLIKGATGDWETVIGLEIHAQVTSNSKLFSGASTEFGGEPNSHVSLVDAAMPGMLPVINEECVRQAVRTGLGLNAQINRRSVFDRKNYFYPDLPQGYQISQYKSPIVGEGEVVVELEGGRTATVGIERLHLEQDAGKSLHDRSPSLSYVDLNRSGVALMEIVSKPDIRDAEQAKAYVTKLRSILRYLGTCDGDMEKGSLRADVNVSVRKPGGPLGTRCEIKNMNSITFIGQAIEYEARRQIGIIEDGGTIDQETRLFDPGKGETRSMRSKEEAHDYRYFPDPDLLPLEFSEAFVAELKANLPELPDQKKARFIAEFGLSPYDAGVLVAERESADFYETVLAGLADKSRDGKLAANWVINELFGRLNKEGRDITGSPVSAAQLAAIVELIGEGTISGKIAKDLFEIVWTEGGDPRVLVETRGMKQVTDLGAIERVVDDIIAANPDKVEQAKAKPQLVGWFVGQVMKSSGGKANPQAVNDLLKSKLGI from the coding sequence ATGAGTGCGACGACGGCGAAACTGATCAAGGGTGCCACCGGCGACTGGGAGACGGTAATCGGGCTCGAAATCCACGCCCAGGTCACCTCGAACTCGAAACTGTTTTCCGGCGCCTCGACCGAGTTCGGCGGCGAGCCGAACAGCCATGTCTCGCTGGTCGACGCGGCGATGCCGGGCATGCTGCCGGTCATCAACGAGGAATGCGTGCGCCAGGCGGTGCGCACCGGGCTCGGGCTGAACGCGCAGATCAACCGGCGCTCGGTGTTCGACCGCAAGAACTACTTCTATCCGGACCTGCCGCAGGGCTACCAGATCAGCCAGTACAAGTCGCCGATCGTGGGCGAGGGCGAGGTTGTCGTGGAGCTCGAGGGCGGCAGGACCGCCACCGTGGGCATCGAACGGCTGCACCTGGAACAGGATGCCGGCAAGTCGCTGCACGACCGCAGCCCGAGCCTGTCCTATGTCGACCTCAACCGGTCCGGCGTGGCGCTGATGGAAATCGTCTCCAAGCCCGATATCCGCGACGCCGAGCAGGCCAAGGCCTATGTAACCAAGCTGCGCTCGATCCTGCGTTATCTCGGTACCTGCGACGGCGACATGGAGAAGGGGTCGCTGCGCGCCGACGTCAACGTTTCCGTGCGCAAGCCGGGCGGCCCGCTCGGCACCCGCTGCGAGATCAAGAACATGAACTCGATCACCTTCATCGGCCAGGCGATCGAATACGAGGCTCGGCGCCAGATCGGCATCATCGAGGACGGCGGCACCATCGATCAGGAAACCCGGCTGTTCGATCCCGGCAAGGGCGAGACCCGCTCGATGCGTTCCAAGGAAGAGGCGCACGACTACCGCTATTTCCCGGATCCGGATCTGTTGCCGCTCGAGTTCAGCGAAGCCTTTGTCGCCGAACTCAAGGCCAACCTGCCGGAATTGCCGGACCAGAAGAAGGCGCGCTTCATCGCCGAGTTCGGGCTGTCGCCCTATGACGCCGGCGTGCTGGTGGCCGAGCGCGAAAGCGCGGACTTCTACGAAACGGTGCTGGCCGGCCTCGCCGACAAGTCGCGCGACGGCAAGCTCGCCGCCAACTGGGTGATCAACGAGCTGTTCGGGCGTCTCAACAAGGAAGGCCGCGATATTACCGGCTCGCCGGTATCGGCCGCGCAGCTTGCGGCGATCGTCGAACTGATCGGCGAGGGCACCATCTCCGGCAAGATCGCCAAGGACCTGTTCGAGATCGTCTGGACCGAAGGCGGCGATCCCCGCGTGCTGGTCGAGACCCGCGGCATGAAGCAGGTCACCGATCTCGGCGCGATCGAGAGGGTGGTCGACGACATCATCGCCGCCAATCCCGACAAGGTGGAGCAGGCGAAAGCCAAGCCGCAGCTGGTCGGCTGGTTCGTCGGCCAGGTGATGAAGTCGTCCGGCGGCAAGGCCAACCCGCAGGCCGTCAACGATCTGCTCAAATCCAAACTCGGCATCTGA
- a CDS encoding NAD(P)H-dependent flavin oxidoreductase — translation MPIDMPLTGLLGIRHPILLAPMDAIAGARLTAAVSRAGGFGILGGGYGDRAWLERETGKLEGAQAPFGIGFITWSLAKQPELLDVALAVRPRAIMLSFGDPKPFAPQIKSAGALLICQVQSEAMALTALDAGADILIAQGTEAGGHGATRTTIDIVPAIVDLAAGRVPVVAAGGIADGRGLAAMMMLGASGVLLGTRFYASAEADGAEEAKKLICAATGGSTARGVVFDLSRSIVWPAPFTGRSLINDHVRRWTGREVELLQSMNTVATEYAAARAARDFDVAAVFAGQSVGLIHDIPPAAEIVERIVAEAEQIMLGRRNSSTALRA, via the coding sequence ATGCCGATCGATATGCCACTGACCGGCCTGTTAGGCATCCGGCATCCGATTCTGCTGGCGCCGATGGATGCGATTGCCGGCGCGCGGCTGACGGCAGCGGTGAGCCGCGCCGGAGGCTTCGGGATTCTCGGCGGCGGTTACGGCGACAGGGCTTGGCTCGAACGGGAAACCGGCAAGCTCGAAGGCGCGCAAGCGCCATTCGGCATCGGCTTCATCACCTGGAGTCTGGCGAAGCAGCCGGAACTGCTCGACGTGGCGCTGGCCGTCCGGCCACGCGCAATCATGCTGTCGTTCGGCGATCCCAAACCCTTTGCGCCGCAGATCAAGTCGGCCGGCGCGTTGTTGATCTGCCAGGTGCAAAGCGAGGCCATGGCGCTGACGGCGCTGGATGCCGGCGCCGACATTCTCATCGCCCAGGGCACCGAAGCGGGCGGGCACGGTGCGACCCGCACCACCATCGACATCGTGCCGGCGATCGTCGATCTGGCGGCCGGCCGCGTGCCCGTGGTCGCCGCGGGCGGCATCGCGGACGGACGCGGACTGGCGGCGATGATGATGCTCGGTGCATCCGGCGTGCTGCTTGGCACGCGCTTCTATGCGAGCGCCGAAGCGGACGGCGCGGAAGAGGCGAAAAAGCTGATCTGCGCGGCCACCGGCGGCAGCACCGCCCGGGGAGTTGTCTTCGACCTGTCGCGGAGCATCGTCTGGCCCGCGCCATTCACCGGACGTAGCCTGATCAACGATCATGTCCGGCGATGGACCGGCCGGGAAGTCGAGCTGCTGCAGAGCATGAACACCGTCGCCACCGAATACGCCGCAGCCAGGGCGGCACGAGATTTCGATGTCGCGGCCGTATTTGCCGGACAATCGGTCGGGCTGATCCATGACATCCCGCCGGCAGCCGAGATTGTCGAGCGTATCGTCGCCGAGGCCGAGCAGATAATGCTGGGGCGGCGCAATTCTTCCACGGCCCTGCGGGCCTAA
- a CDS encoding DUF3551 domain-containing protein — protein MRILALALLIIGTVSAAGQARAQTYDPAFPVCMHVVAWGGGAYEDCTYYTLAQCAMSAAGRGAQCNINPYYAGANASPRRNDRRHRRTY, from the coding sequence ATGCGCATCCTGGCCTTGGCGCTTTTGATCATCGGGACGGTTTCGGCAGCAGGGCAAGCCCGGGCCCAGACCTATGATCCGGCCTTTCCGGTTTGCATGCACGTGGTCGCCTGGGGAGGCGGCGCCTACGAGGATTGCACCTACTATACGCTGGCCCAATGCGCGATGTCGGCTGCCGGCCGCGGGGCCCAGTGCAACATCAATCCGTATTACGCGGGCGCCAACGCGTCGCCGCGACGAAACGACCGGCGGCATCGCCGCACCTATTGA
- a CDS encoding cyclase family protein, translating into MLKAFVLSCSVAVLGTVGTASAQDWTKSKWGPNDEIGAANYMTPELVLKAASLVKTGKTYALGFPVDSKMPAYPPRGFKITVVQPGQAGSPGLGPSKTTYNDDIIEGWVGVGSQLDGLGHIGVEHVYYNGNKLLEFADPTGLKKLGVEKIPPMVTRGVLLDMAAHYGTDVVKEGTAFNVKEIEEAAKKQGVEIRQGDVVLFHTGWASLIGNDDKRFNSGEPGLGVEGAKYLTSKGVVAIGADTWALEVIPFESKNVFEVHQILLPMNGTYILEVINTAELAKDKAYEFLFVLGQPRFKGGVQSMINPVAIR; encoded by the coding sequence ATGCTGAAGGCATTTGTCTTGAGTTGTTCTGTCGCCGTGTTGGGTACCGTCGGAACGGCAAGCGCACAAGACTGGACCAAATCGAAATGGGGACCGAACGACGAGATCGGCGCCGCCAACTACATGACGCCGGAGCTCGTCCTGAAGGCGGCGTCGCTGGTCAAGACCGGCAAGACCTATGCGCTGGGCTTTCCCGTCGATTCCAAGATGCCGGCCTATCCGCCACGTGGCTTCAAGATCACCGTGGTGCAGCCCGGCCAGGCCGGCAGTCCCGGCCTCGGACCGAGCAAGACCACCTACAATGACGACATCATCGAAGGCTGGGTCGGCGTCGGCAGCCAGCTCGACGGTCTCGGCCATATCGGCGTCGAGCATGTCTATTACAACGGCAACAAGCTGCTCGAATTCGCCGACCCCACCGGCCTGAAAAAGCTCGGCGTTGAAAAAATCCCGCCGATGGTGACTCGCGGCGTACTGCTCGACATGGCGGCCCACTATGGTACCGACGTGGTCAAGGAGGGCACCGCCTTCAACGTCAAGGAAATCGAGGAAGCCGCCAAGAAACAGGGCGTCGAAATCCGTCAGGGCGACGTCGTGCTGTTTCACACCGGCTGGGCAAGCCTGATCGGCAATGACGACAAGCGCTTCAACTCCGGCGAACCCGGCCTCGGCGTCGAAGGCGCCAAGTACCTGACCAGCAAGGGCGTGGTCGCGATCGGCGCCGATACCTGGGCGCTCGAAGTGATCCCGTTCGAATCCAAGAACGTGTTCGAGGTGCACCAGATCCTGCTGCCGATGAACGGCACCTACATTCTCGAAGTCATCAACACCGCCGAACTCGCCAAGGACAAGGCCTATGAGTTCCTGTTCGTGCTCGGCCAGCCGCGCTTCAAGGGCGGCGTGCAGAGCATGATCAATCCGGTGGCGATCCGCTAA
- a CDS encoding GNAT family N-acetyltransferase, with amino-acid sequence MSATIPDIATSRLILRPLNLLDVPAIQQLFPRWDIVQYMSSNVPWPYPADGAMTFVRDIAIPAMLGGKEWHWSIRPKVGHEQLIGVISLMDQPDDNRGFWLDREWQGRGLMSEASTAVTDYWFETLERPILRAPKAVANVPSRRISERSGMRIIKTEDRDYVSGRLAAEIWEITREEWRRRSAR; translated from the coding sequence ATGTCCGCTACCATTCCCGACATAGCAACATCTCGATTGATCCTGCGCCCGCTGAATCTCCTTGACGTTCCGGCGATCCAGCAGCTCTTTCCGCGCTGGGACATCGTGCAGTACATGTCCAGCAACGTCCCATGGCCGTACCCAGCTGACGGCGCCATGACCTTTGTTCGCGATATTGCGATTCCCGCGATGCTCGGAGGCAAGGAATGGCATTGGTCGATCCGCCCCAAGGTCGGACACGAACAACTGATCGGGGTAATCAGTCTGATGGACCAGCCTGACGATAATCGCGGCTTTTGGCTCGACCGCGAGTGGCAAGGTCGGGGGTTGATGTCGGAAGCAAGCACAGCGGTCACCGATTACTGGTTCGAGACCCTTGAACGACCTATTCTTCGCGCGCCGAAGGCCGTGGCGAACGTGCCATCCCGCCGCATCTCCGAGCGCAGCGGAATGCGCATAATCAAGACCGAAGACCGGGATTACGTGTCGGGTCGCTTAGCTGCGGAAATCTGGGAGATAACGCGCGAGGAGTGGCGCAGGCGGTCCGCCCGATGA
- the gatC gene encoding Asp-tRNA(Asn)/Glu-tRNA(Gln) amidotransferase subunit GatC: MSVDAATVRRIAHLARIAVTEAEVPHLQGELNAMLAFVEQLSEVNVEGVEPMTSVTPMEMKKRADVVNDGEIADDIVRNAPATEDHFFLVPKVVE, encoded by the coding sequence ATGTCCGTCGATGCCGCCACCGTCCGCCGTATCGCGCATCTTGCGCGGATCGCGGTCACCGAGGCCGAGGTTCCCCATCTGCAGGGCGAACTGAATGCGATGCTGGCGTTTGTCGAGCAGCTGTCGGAGGTCAACGTCGAGGGCGTCGAGCCGATGACTTCGGTGACCCCGATGGAAATGAAGAAGCGCGCCGACGTGGTCAATGACGGTGAGATCGCGGACGATATCGTCAGGAACGCGCCGGCCACCGAAGACCATTTCTTTCTGGTGCCGAAGGTCGTCGAGTAA
- a CDS encoding DUF3551 domain-containing protein, producing MRKFFLAAVAVGTMVSIDMTPSPVQARDYLFCIKGDIYDSPVGDCSFDTYEQCLATASGRLAYCDVNPFYAYPNRGYPKKPGVTDPRKRNRLH from the coding sequence ATGCGTAAATTTTTCCTGGCAGCCGTCGCTGTCGGCACGATGGTTTCAATCGACATGACGCCATCGCCGGTACAGGCCCGGGATTATCTGTTCTGCATCAAGGGCGACATTTACGACAGTCCGGTCGGCGATTGCAGCTTCGATACCTATGAGCAGTGTCTGGCGACGGCCTCGGGCCGTCTCGCTTATTGCGACGTGAATCCGTTCTATGCCTACCCGAACCGCGGCTACCCGAAGAAGCCGGGCGTCACTGATCCGAGGAAGCGCAACAGGCTTCATTGA
- a CDS encoding porin gives MKMVKSLILGSAAGLIAVSGAQAADLPVKAKAVEYVKICSLYGAGFYYIPGTDTCIKLGGYLRVETALGTNSVYTGNTSGLAGANNRLSNYFTTRSREDLNIDTRTATEYGVVRTYFDATFTWTSGGYAGSGTTAYDSAPAGTNGNGSVAGGSLGMYYAFIQFAGFTMGKAVSQFSAPWVNYPGNNYDGLVGGGGTVTGVNQFSYTAQFGNGVSGTLSAQEQTQYYQAGVNNLGTPGVFGYGTSDYGGTRAPDLVAMLRVDQAWGLFQASVAAHNNHVGYYTALGEPSGHPADKWGWAGQLALSIKNIPTGAGDTINIQGVYTNGATRYNIQDLAGAAGASTVYGGTGLAGAYQSLGIGFAPDSVFAVGGDQQLVTTWGMRGAYTHNWDPYWNSAIYGAYAAVSYNDTAKTLMCGVAGVGGTVRTALGAGLTSCNPDYNIAQLGLITRWTPVKGLTFSADFTYTNIDQKYAGTTGAGASAAVAKPVAVYELKDQNTYQMLLRAQRNW, from the coding sequence ATGAAGATGGTTAAGAGCCTTATCCTCGGCTCAGCGGCGGGTCTGATCGCCGTGAGTGGAGCTCAGGCAGCCGATCTTCCCGTCAAGGCCAAAGCGGTCGAGTACGTGAAGATCTGCTCCCTGTACGGTGCCGGTTTCTACTACATTCCGGGTACCGATACCTGCATCAAGCTGGGTGGTTATCTGCGCGTTGAAACCGCGCTGGGCACCAACAGCGTCTACACCGGCAATACGTCGGGCTTGGCTGGCGCGAATAACCGCCTGAGCAACTATTTCACCACTCGTTCCCGTGAAGACCTCAACATCGATACGCGCACCGCGACCGAGTATGGCGTGGTCCGCACCTACTTCGATGCGACCTTCACCTGGACCTCGGGTGGCTATGCCGGTTCCGGAACGACGGCGTATGACTCGGCTCCGGCCGGAACCAACGGCAACGGCTCGGTCGCGGGCGGTTCGCTGGGCATGTACTACGCCTTCATCCAGTTCGCTGGCTTCACGATGGGTAAGGCTGTCTCCCAGTTCAGCGCTCCCTGGGTCAACTATCCCGGCAACAACTACGACGGTCTCGTCGGCGGCGGCGGCACCGTTACTGGTGTCAACCAGTTCAGCTACACCGCCCAGTTCGGCAACGGCGTGTCGGGCACCTTGTCGGCGCAAGAGCAGACGCAGTACTATCAGGCTGGCGTCAATAACCTCGGCACACCGGGTGTCTTCGGCTACGGCACCAGCGACTACGGTGGGACCCGTGCTCCCGACCTGGTGGCCATGCTTCGTGTTGACCAGGCTTGGGGTCTGTTCCAGGCGTCGGTCGCTGCGCACAACAACCATGTTGGTTACTACACTGCCCTCGGCGAGCCCTCCGGTCATCCCGCGGACAAGTGGGGCTGGGCTGGTCAGCTGGCCTTGTCGATCAAGAACATCCCGACAGGTGCGGGTGACACGATCAACATTCAGGGCGTCTACACCAACGGCGCGACCCGCTACAACATCCAGGATCTCGCTGGCGCCGCGGGTGCAAGCACGGTCTATGGCGGCACCGGCTTGGCCGGCGCGTACCAGAGCCTTGGTATCGGGTTTGCGCCCGATTCAGTGTTCGCGGTGGGCGGCGATCAGCAGTTGGTCACCACTTGGGGTATGCGCGGTGCGTACACCCACAACTGGGATCCCTACTGGAACTCGGCCATCTACGGTGCTTACGCTGCGGTCAGCTACAACGACACAGCTAAGACTTTGATGTGCGGTGTGGCCGGTGTTGGCGGTACGGTCAGGACGGCGCTTGGCGCCGGTCTCACCAGCTGCAATCCGGACTACAACATTGCGCAGCTCGGTTTGATCACCCGTTGGACTCCGGTCAAGGGCCTGACTTTCTCGGCTGACTTCACCTACACCAACATTGATCAGAAGTACGCGGGAACCACGGGCGCCGGTGCTAGTGCCGCCGTTGCCAAGCCTGTCGCCGTCTATGAGCTCAAGGATCAGAACACCTACCAAATGCTGCTCCGCGCTCAGCGCAACTGGTAA
- a CDS encoding LysR family transcriptional regulator encodes MELSDLVTFSTVARLGGVTRAADELNTVQSNVTQRIKALEAEIGTALFERHSRGMTLTGAGRRLLPYAQRLAALSREAVLAAREDGEPKGPLSIGSMETTAAVRLPSLLAQFHRRFPAVQLSLRTAPTADLVAAVLDGSLDGAFVAGPIDHAELTSVTAFKEELVLVSARRWTSLASLRAGTPESGPTALVFRTGCSYRQRLEQVLAGFGWPSAARFELGTLDGMIGCVAADMGVTLLPRAVVERSDQSGNIRIHPLGASQSRVDTLFIQRRSAHRYSALEGFASCLKKNNQVIAA; translated from the coding sequence ATGGAATTGTCCGACCTTGTGACTTTTTCGACTGTCGCGCGCCTCGGCGGCGTCACCCGCGCGGCCGACGAACTCAACACCGTGCAATCCAACGTCACCCAAAGGATAAAGGCGCTCGAGGCCGAAATCGGAACGGCGCTGTTCGAGCGGCATAGCCGCGGCATGACGCTGACCGGCGCCGGCCGCCGCCTGTTGCCCTACGCCCAGCGCCTGGCCGCGCTGTCGCGCGAAGCCGTATTGGCGGCGCGCGAGGACGGCGAACCCAAGGGACCGTTATCGATCGGCTCGATGGAGACCACCGCCGCCGTGCGCCTGCCGTCGCTGCTGGCGCAATTTCACCGCCGCTTTCCGGCGGTGCAACTGAGCCTGCGCACCGCGCCTACCGCCGACCTGGTCGCCGCCGTGCTCGACGGCTCGCTCGACGGCGCCTTCGTCGCCGGCCCGATCGACCATGCCGAACTCACCTCAGTGACCGCCTTCAAGGAAGAGCTGGTGCTGGTCAGCGCGCGGCGCTGGACCAGCCTTGCAAGCCTCCGCGCCGGCACGCCGGAATCCGGTCCGACCGCGCTGGTGTTCCGCACCGGCTGTAGCTACCGGCAGCGGCTCGAACAAGTGCTCGCCGGGTTTGGCTGGCCGTCGGCCGCCCGGTTCGAACTCGGCACGCTCGACGGCATGATCGGCTGCGTCGCCGCCGACATGGGCGTCACGTTGCTGCCGCGCGCCGTGGTCGAGCGCAGCGATCAGAGCGGCAACATCCGCATCCATCCGCTCGGCGCATCGCAGTCGCGGGTCGATACCCTCTTCATCCAGCGCCGCAGCGCGCATCGATACAGCGCGTTAGAAGGCTTCGCGTCCTGTCTGAAGAAAAACAATCAGGTCATTGCCGCCTGA